One Coffea arabica cultivar ET-39 chromosome 5c, Coffea Arabica ET-39 HiFi, whole genome shotgun sequence DNA window includes the following coding sequences:
- the LOC113689250 gene encoding signaling peptide TAXIMIN 1-like, translating into MCCGDGDCRPLAFLLSLPFAFLALLVSLVGVIIWIVGILLSIICPCCLCVTVLVEMALQLIKAPIHVMEWFTSQIPC; encoded by the exons ATGTGCTGTGGAGATGGAGATTGTAGGCCTTTGGCCTTCCTATTAAGCCTGCCCTTCGCCTTTCTTGCTCTCCTCGTCTCTCTTGTGGGCGTCATCATTTGGATTGTCGG TATACTGTTGAGCATCATATGCCCATGTTGCCTGTGCGTGACTGTGCTAGTGGAGATGGCCCTGCAATTGATCAAAGCCCCCATCCACGTTATGGAGTGGTTCACCTCTCAGATTCCCTGCTAG
- the LOC113689248 gene encoding uncharacterized protein: protein MSSEQMRREDVTDERAVDVEKDRVPKMATHFESLAVKAGGGTDEERGEGIERKKGEEEGKEKEMPSLEEITEYRQQAQQNSMEAIRAAEERSRQAKEAACQKPGATSEYAAEKAGQAKETAKQGVQTGSQYAAEKAGQAKESVKQGVERGTQVASEKAKALKDAAVEKGQEANDVTVEKAVQAKDATVDATKKAAGYVGEQTAVVRDITVESGKTAVGYMGKVAGEATDMAAVAGWGAAHYTAEKAALGTKVMADVAGVARDKVAGAGQTVVGYTESKLAAAKDAVVATEESAAEHAARKKAEAQRELEEKKSTPVKEGGFITKEKQYEEEGGEAKPTEKEFIQEETRQEGQGGGVLHAVGETLAEIGQTTTDLLTGQGLPGQTHTFDKDESHKEEQKGQS, encoded by the exons ATGTCGTCAGAGCAAATGAGAAGGGAAGATGTTACGGATGAGCGAGCAGTCGATGTAGAGAAAGACAGGGTCCCAAAAATGGCTACCCATTTTGAGTCTCTGGCTGTGAAAGCCGGTGGAGGCACAGATGAAGAAAGGGGTGAAGGGATCGAAAGGAAGAAGGGCGAAGAGGAAGgtaaagagaaagaaatgcCTTCCTTGGAGGAGATAACCGAGTATAGGCAACAGGCGCAGCAGAATTCCATGGAGGCCATCAGGGCTGCCGAGGAGCGTTCGCGGCAGGCAAAGGAAGCGGCATGTCAGAAACCTGGTGCAACATCTGAGTATGCCGCTGAGAAGGCAGGGCAAGCCAAGGAAACAGCGAAGCAAGGAGTTCAAACTGGATCCCAATATGCTGCAGAAAAGGCAGGCCAAGCCAAGGAATCTGTCAAGCAAGGTGTTGAACGTGGAACTCAAGTTGCTAGTGAGAAGGCTAAAGCCTTGAAGGACGCCGCTGTTGAAAAGGGTCAAGAGGCCAACGATGTTACAGTGGAAAAGGCGGTCCAGGCTAAGGATGCTACTGTGGATGCAACCAAGAAGGCGGCTGGTTACGTTGGAGAACAAACAGCGGTTGTTAGGGATATTACAGTGGAAAGCGGCAAAACTGCAGTAGGATACATGGGAAAGGTGGCCGGGGAAGCCACAGATATGGCGGCCGTGGCTGGCTGGGGTGCGGCACATTACACggcagaaaaggctgctctgggTACTAAAGTGATGGCTGATGTAGCTGGGGTGGCCAGGGATAAGGTGGCGGGTGCAGGACAGACAGTTGTCGGGTATACTGAGAGTAAATTGGCTGCTGCCAAAGATGCTGTAGTCGCAACTGAAGAAAGTGCTGCCGAGCATGCAGCTAGGAAGAAGGCTGAGGCTCAGAGAGAATTAGAGGAGAAGAAATCAACTCCAGTTAAG GAAGGTGGATTCATCACCAAGGAAAAGCAATACGAGGAAGAGGGAGGAGAAGCCAAACCAACAGAAAAGGAGTTTATCCAAGAAGAAACGAGACAAGAAGGACAGGGCGGTGGAGTGCTGCATGCAGTTGGCGAAACTTTAGCAGAAATTGGTCAAACGACGACAGATCTTCTCACCGGACAGGGCCTGCCTGGTCAGACTCACACCTTCGATAAAGATGAATCACACAAAGAAGAGCAAAAAGGGCAATCTTGA
- the LOC113690269 gene encoding protein trichome birefringence-like 39 has protein sequence MRFLFIPSVLLLFLCSCQTAKADDEIDNFLNAANISTTSSVGATMLASGCNIFRGKWVYDAQYPLYDYASCPFIDTEFNCLLYKRPDKLYLKYRWQPFSCNLPRFNGLYFLEKWRGKNIMFVGDSLSFNMWASLGCMIHSWAPKARYSLITKEVLSEIAFLDYNIRILLYRTPYLVDMVKEKEGVVLKLDSIRDGDAWRGMDLLIFNSWHWWTHTGRSQPWDYIQDGVKVQKDMNRLIAYYIGMTTWARWVDRNVDPSKTKVIFQGISPTHYLGREWNAPSRSCAGETQPYFGARYPAGTPLASIILNKVLSRIKKPVYLLDITTLSQYRKDAHPTYYSENKGLDCSHWCLPGLPDTWNELLYAALFG, from the exons ATGAGATTTCTGTTCATCCCTTCAGTACTTTTACTCTTTCTTTGTTCATGTCAAACAGCAAAAGCTGATGATGAAATCGACAATTTCTTGAATGCTGCCAATATTAGTACCACTAGTTCAGTTGGAGCCACAATGCTTGCTTCTGGTTGCAACATTTTCAGAGGCAAATGGGTATATGATGCTCAATATCCCCTCTATGATTATGCATCATGTCCCTTCATTGATACAGAATTCAACTGTCTCCTCTACAAGAGGCCTGACAAGTTGTACCTCAAATACAGGTGGCAACCATTTTCATGTAACCTCCCAAG GTTTAATGGGCTGTATTTCTTGGAGAAATGGAGGGGGAAGAACATCATGTTTGTTGGCGATTCATTGAGTTTCAACATGTGGGCATCTTTGGGTTGCATGATTCACTCTTGGGCGCCGAAGGCTAGGTACAGTCTGATAACGAAAGAGGTGCTTTCTGAAATTGCATTTCTG GATTATAATATTAGGATACTACTTTATCGCACCCCATACCTGGTGGATATggtgaaggaaaaagagggcGTAGTTCTAAAGCTGGACTCCATTAGGGATGGAGATGCATGGAGAGGGATGGACCTTCTAATTTTCAACTCTTGGCATTGGTGGACCCATACTGGAAGATCCCAGCC ATGGGATTACATACAAGATGGCGTCAAAGTTCAGAAAGATATGAACCGTCTGATTGCTTACTACATAGGGATGACAACATGGGCCAGATGGGTCGACCGGAACGTCGATCCTTCCAAAACTAAAGTCATCTTCCAAGGAATTTCCCCTACTCACTACTT GGGCAGGGAATGGAATGCACCGTCAAGATCCTGTGCTGGCGAGACACAGCCATACTTTGGTGCAAGGTATCCGGCAGGCACACCATTGGCTTCAATAATTCTGAACAAAGTGCTGAGCAGAATCAAGAAACCAGTTTATTTATTGGACATCACAACACTTTCACAATATCGCAAGGATGCACATCCAACATACTACAGTGAGAACAAAGGCCTGGACTGCAGCCATTGGTGTCTGCCTGGATTGCCTGATACTTGGAATGAACTTCTTTATGCAGCTCTTTTTGGTTGA